The sequence gcgaTACTAGAATTTCCTAGATTGGAATGGAAGTGTTCAtctgtcagtgcatctagtcgggttatctctttcctgaaggcttCACACATGGTCgaaaagggttgtttggcttatctagcataTGTTCAGGATACTGCTGCAGAGACTCCGGTGATTGATTCAGTCCTCGCAGTCCGGGAGTTTTCCGATATGTTTTCTTTTGATCTACCAGGCATACtaccagatcgtgatatcaatTTCTGTGTTGATTTGGTTGTAGGTACCTAGagtatctctattccaccataccgcatgactccaaaagagttgaaggagttgaaagaacagcttgaggagtgtcacgacccagatttcccaccctcgggagtcgtgatggcgcctactaatgcgagctaggcaagccaatccttaactgcttacttcattaatagtttcttcttttaacaattattagTGACAACATGAAAGCAacagaatttaaataattatgcggaagacttaaattaaagaacacggaacaataatgcgagaatcaacatatgcctttacccaagaactggtgtaacattactcacgaacttctaagagtactaaatacaaccgtttgaaagaaaaaaatataagttgTTGTCTCGAAATACAGGAGATAATAGactggaataaaagatagagaagacgtcgggcctgcggacgcctgcaaggctacctaaGTGTCTCACTGGATGAAGGCTGGCCCCCGCGCTACTTCTGCTGTCCAAGACCtaggatctgtgcaaaagagcacagagtgtagtatcagcacaaccgaccccatgtgctggtaagtgtccaacctaacctcggcgaagtagtgacgaggctaggaccagactccaaataaacctgtgcagttcatatatatatatatatatataaccagtcaattatataaaataaccaatcaatatgggagggggaaacatgttgtggggaggtAACCGTTTCACATAGAAATCCTCAACAACAGAAAGAAACAGCAAAGCCTGAATATCAACAAGAATTAAAAGTCAACAatttgcatggcatcacccttcgttcttttactttcattctcaccaaaacaatgcacgacatcacccttcgtgctttacgctcttcgtTACCCAAACAACCATTACAAagcaaatagggtaaggaaatctataacctcgaagtaaatcaaataacaacaagtaatgaaagaaacaacatatctcgGATGTCAATAAGGAATCTggaatcaacaaatgcacgacatcacccttcgtgcttttactctcgtcctcaccaaacaatcatgtaataaaaatatgcacgacatcacccttcgtgcttttactctctttcctcaccatataatcaataaaatcggcatggaatggtacatcgtgcggcacagcatcaccctttgtgccttacactctttcctcacaatagcaaaca is a genomic window of Nicotiana tabacum cultivar K326 chromosome 16, ASM71507v2, whole genome shotgun sequence containing:
- the LOC142170273 gene encoding uncharacterized protein LOC142170273; this encodes MLVGNSVVMDQIYRSCVMTFCDYETRADLLLIYMTDFEVILGMDWLSPYHVVLNFHAKTITLAILEFPRLEWKCSSVSASSRVISFLKASHMVEKGCLAYLAYVQDTAAETPVIDSVLAVREFSDMFSFDLPGILPDRDINFCVDLVVGT